Proteins encoded together in one Triticum dicoccoides isolate Atlit2015 ecotype Zavitan chromosome 7B, WEW_v2.0, whole genome shotgun sequence window:
- the LOC119337218 gene encoding F-box protein At4g00755-like, translated as MDMEDSSPCSSSSSPAPAADFVDYLGPDTSATVFTMLHHPADLARASAVSRSWRQFVIDNQFSKLQCLRACPEVSTFTQVDVTTTTSRTLARRDQDTATSADDKLHRDHRVYMHLSHGLLTPYKPRDCIIHCIGASSTDNFPDETIENTLEPVDRLESNRPSYWSSGGQRDPATAECLIYRLQADLCLIQEIKLQPFKAFFQHGDPIYSPKSIRVQMGYPRSPLRPEALVCDENEGQLIDDRNYVWTYTSPEFPMLQENVLQSFKLPHPVLCIGGVVKVELLGRVQKQAIDGLYYICISHVQIVGKALSRDLGVVPRGNGLVLNYYLDPRTCGVPRSESSRDNGRSRWQGLASRIWHSGTARGIGGLNQTLLSRLFGGPLRLVVVVDESEGEEEDDLP; from the exons ATGGACATGGAGGATTCCTCcccatgctcctcctcctcctcgccggcgccggcggcggatTTCGTCGACTACCTGGGCCCCGACACCTCCGCCACCGTCTTCACCATGCTCCACCACCCCGCCGACCTCGCACGCGCATCCGCCGTCTCCCGATCCTGGCGACAATTCG TTATCGACAACCAGTTCAGCAAGCTGCAGTGCCTGCGGGCCTGCCCGGAGGTCTCCACCTTCACCCAAGTCGAcgtcaccaccaccacctccagaaCCCTGGCACGCCGGGATCAGGACACCGCCACGAGCGCTGACGACAAGCTCCATCGGGACCACAGGGTGTACATGCACCTCAGCCACGGCCTCCTCACGCCCTACAAGCCCAGGGACTGCATCATCCACTGCATCGGCGCCTCCAGCACCGACAACTTCCCCGACGAGACCATCGAGAACACCCTCGAGCCTGTCGACCGCCTCGAGTCCAACAGGCCCTCCTACTGGTCCAGCGGTGGCCAGAGGGACCCCGCCACCGCCGAGTGCCTCATATATCGCCTCCAGGCCGATCTCTGCCTCATCCAAGAGATCAAGCTGCAGCCATTCAAAG CGTTTTTCCAGCATGGCGATCCCATATATTCGCCAAAGAGCATCCGGGTCCAGATGGGCTATCCAAGGTCACCGCTACGCCCTGAAGCACTTGTCTGTGATGAAAATGAGGGCCAGTTGATTGATGACAGAAACTATGTCTGGACCTACACATCTCCAGAATTCCCGATGCTGCAG GAAAATGTCTTGCAATCCTTCAAGCTGCCACACCCGGTTCTGTGTATTGGTGGGGTGGTCAAGGTTGAGCTTCTTGGGAGAGTTCAGAAACAGGCAATCGATGGTCTCTACTACATATG CATATCTCATGTCCAAATAGTGGGGAAGGCACTGTCACGAGACCTCGGGGTCGTTCCTCGCGGGAACGGCCTGGTCCTGAACTACTATCTGGATCCCCGTACATGCGGCGTTCCCCGCAGCGAGTCGTCACGGGACAATGGGCGCAGCAGGTGGCAGGGCTTGGCGTCGAGGATCTGGCATTCTGGCACGGCGCGAGGGATAGGAGGGCTGAACCAGACGCTGCTGAGCAGACTGTTTGGCGGTCCGTTGCGGCTCGTGGTCGTAGTGGACGAAtcggaaggggaggaggaggatgatctTCCTTAG
- the LOC119336780 gene encoding pentatricopeptide repeat-containing protein At5g52850, chloroplastic-like yields the protein MNKFKISRKECCCGCRATAAATSRRQHARAAAVADHARAGRHAAALTVFRRVLAAHPAAAVDELAYSALLRCRDARLAYQIHAQACRRGLAASNPVLACSLLAFYSAARSDLPAAARLFDEMPRRDAVAYTAMMSAFIRAGDWAQALALYPRMLAAGAAPPTEHTLANLLALCASRRLCCHGRQLHAQLLRWGADLNLVLKTALLHMYSSCGFMDHAHAVLCSTPDTDVVLWTAMIAGYSRAGDLQAALRMFRRMEHAGVLPSAFTFSGIITACASSSSAQPQASQIETGRQLHARVFKFALAHDISVCNALVDLYSKSSACLLDLLHAFSATDSPNVVSWTALIAGLARHGRDKDAFAAFAEMRASEVQPNSFTVSTLLKGCSSSPESESFLHATKIHAYVLKTSLGSLDVSVGNSLVDLYSRFARMDDAWAVATTMACARDNLTYTSLAKGLNQIGLPSKALELLVLMFREEVRIDGFSLACFLSAAATLPSIEPGKHLHCCSLKLGLSSQVSVSNSLINMYSKHKCLEDAKSVFHSIREPSVVSWNALISGLAYNNECYCEALSVFEDMTLAGAQPDSITLSAVLYACTHGGLVDIGINHFNSMRNSFGVSPQRSHYTLFLDMLGRAGRLTEAACTIEAMPIRPDVSMYKNLLAFCELHNDVVVAENIARKALELYPSVTVFQNILSGISGAPWKHRMKSDA from the exons ATGAATAAATTCAAAATCT CTAGAAAAGAATGCTGCTGCGGctgccgcgccaccgccgccgccacctcgcgcCGGCAGCATGCCAGAGCCGCGGCCGTAGCCGACCACGCGCGCGCAGGCCGCCACGCCGCCGCGCTCACCGTCTTCCGCCGCGTCCTCGCCGCCCACCCGGCCGCCGCGGTCGACGAGCTCGCCTACTCGGCGCTCCTCCGCTGCCGCGACGCCCGCCTGGCCTACCAGATACACGCGCAGGCGTGCCGCCGGGGCCTCGCCGCCTCCAACCCCGTCCTCGCCTGCTCCCTGCTCGCCTTCTACTCCGCCGCCCGCTCCGACCTCCCGGCCGCCGCCAggctgttcgacgaaatgccgcGCAGGGACGCCGTCGCCTACACCGCCATGATGTCGGCTTTCATCCGCGCCGGCGACTGGGCACAGGCCCTCGCGCTCTACCCTCGCATGCTCGCCGCGGGCGCTGCGCCACCCACCGAGCACACCTtggccaacctgctggctctctgcGCCTCCAGGCGCCTCTGTTGCCACGGGAGGCAGCTCCACGCGCAGCTCCTCCGCTGGGGGGCCGACCTCAACCTGGTGCTCAAGACCGCGCTCCTCCACATGTACTCCAGCTGTGGCTTCATGGACCACGCGCACGCCGTGCTCTGCTCCACGCCCGACACCGACGTCGTGCTCTGGACGGCCATGATTGCCGGCTACTCGCGCGCAGGAGACCTCCAGGCCGCTCTGCGCATGTTCCGTCGCATGGAACATGCTGGCGTGCTGCCCAGTGCCTTCACCTTCTCCGGGATCATCACCGCCtgtgcttcttcttcctctgcccagCCCCAGGCGTCACAGATTGAGACTGGACGGCAGCTCCATGCCCGCGTCTTCAAGTTTGCTCTGGCGCACGACATCTCTGTCTGCAACGCGCTCGTCGACTTGTACAGCAAGTCATCCGCCTGTCTGCTCGACCTGCTCCACGCGTTCAGCGCCACAGACAGCCCGAACGTGGTGTCCTGGACCGCCTTGATCGCTGGACTTGCACGCCATGGCAGAGACAAGGATGCATTTGCGGCGTTCGCAGAGATGCGGGCCAGCGAGGTGCAACCCAACTCATTCACCGTCTCCACCCTTCTCAAGGGCTGCAGCTCCTCCCCAGAATCAGAATCTTTCCTACATGCTACAAAAATCCATGCTTATGTGCTCAAGACCAGCCTTGGGTCTTTGGATGTGTCTGTTGGGAACTCGCTGGTCGATCTTTATTCCAGGTTTGCAAGAATGGATGACGCGTGGGCAGTCGCGACAACAATGGCCTGTGCAAGGGACAACCTCACATACACAAGCCTTGCAAAGGGGCTGAATCAGATCGGTCTTCCAAGCAAGGCCCTTGAGTTGCTAGTCCTCATGTTTCGTGAGGAGGTTCGTATCGACGGTTTCAGTCTCGCCTGCTTCCTCTCTGCTGCCGCGACATTGCCATCCATAGAGCCTGGGAAGCACTTGCACTGCTGCTCGCTGAAATTGGGATTGAGCAGTCAGGTCTCAGTTTCCAACAGCCTCATCAACATGTACAGCAAGCACAAGTGTCTGGAGGATGCTAAGAGTGTTTTCCACTCAATCAGGGAGCCAAGTGTCGTGTCGTGGAATGCACTAATATCTGGGCTGGCATACAATAATGAATGCTATTGTGAAGCGCTGTCGGTTTTCGAAGACATGACATTGGCTGGGGCACAGCCTGATAGCATCACTTTGTCTGCTGTCCTTTATGCCTGCACTCACGGTGGCTTGGTTGACATTGGCATCAACCATTTCAACTCCATGAGGAATTCGTTTGGTGTTTCCCCACAAAGAAGCCACTACACACTCTTTCTGGATATGTTAGGACGAGCGGGCCGTCTTACAGAGGCGGCGTGCACCATTGAGGCCATGCCCATCCGGCCTGACGTGTCCATGTACAAGAATCTGTTAGCATTTTGCGAGCTCCATAATGATGTGGTTGTCGCAGAAAATATTGCAAGGAAGGCACTGGAGTTATACCCATCGGTCACAGTATTTCAGAATATCCTTTCAGGCATCAGTGGTGCTCCATGGAAACACAGGATGAAGAGTGATGCCTAA
- the LOC119338102 gene encoding uncharacterized protein LOC119338102: MPSPLSACKHPNTMNSALTHISFHSPSYFILKQRPQSRHQQISIKWRKRQQCSAKPIRAIPGPNGTGAYRGGNNLPSSPLTDVIQESYSSLNDKDITRLEKLISLDCVIEDTAYYKPLDVKNTHTYFTRLIKVMGKNAKFAIDEVCQGVEPTVAVMWHLEWRGEMIPFAKGCSFFMCSANGAALLIRKVHIFDESPLKPGKLALEILNFVINVFDTFPYIAKGFLKNKEALARFFARFYKFCGPFIVPLVAYYTDVPILAYYTRFWSYVAQGFTMVLNMLYNIFKRFL, encoded by the exons ATGCCTTCACCTCTTTCTGCATGCAAACACCCAAACACCATGAACTCTGCCCTCACACATATCTCCTTCCACTCTCCCTCTTATTTCATCCTAAAACAGCGCCCGCAGTCCCGCCACCAGCAGATCAGCATCAAGTGGCGGAAGAGGCAACAATGTTCAGCAAAGCCCATACGAGCCATACCAGGGCCGAATGGAACCGGTGCTTACCGTGGAGGTAATAACTTACCATCTTCACCCCTGACAGATGTGAttcaggagtcctactcctccctcAATGATAAGGACATCACACGACTCGAGAAGCTGATTTCCCTTGATTGCGTCATCGAGGACACTGCATACTACAAACCGCTGGACGTCAAG AATACCCATACCTACTTCACAAGGCTTATCAAAGTTATGGGGAAGAATGCCAAATTTGCTATCGATGAGGTTTGTCAAGGAGTAGAACCCACCGTCGCAGTAATGTGGCACCTTG AGTGGCGCGGGGAGATGATCCCATTTGCCAAGGGCTGCAGTTTCTTCATGTGCTCAGCAAATGGAGCAGCCCTTCTTATTAG GAAAGTTCATATCTTCGACGAGTCACCCCTGAAACCAGGAAAGCTGGCATTG GAAATACTTAATTTTGTGATCAACGTGTTCGACACATTCCCATATATAGCTAAAG GTTTCCTAAAGAATAAAGAAGCACTAGCTCGGTTCTTCGCAAGGTTTTATAAATTCTGCGGGCCTTTTATCGTCCCTCTTGTTGCATATTATACCGACGTCCCAATTCTTGCATATTATACCCGCTTCTGGTCATATGTGGCACAAGGATTCACTATGGTGCTCAACATGCTGTATAACATATTCAAGCGGTTCCTGTAA
- the LOC119338103 gene encoding uncharacterized protein LOC119338103, producing MTNVIQEFYSSLNDKDIARLTQLIHPDCTVKHTSYYKPLDIKNTITYFARLMEAMRKNVKFAIDEVCHGVEPTVAAAMWHLEWNGKIIPFTKGCSFYTCSAKGEALLIRKVHIFNESPVKPVNLALDILLFVTFLFDLLPKQAEDFLQNPEALVQSFVKFYKFLLEPVIVYLVAYSIRFWSFVVKLYKLYVEPIIVHLLAYNFRFWSFVARRLDMVLDVLYNIFKQFM from the exons ATGACAAATGTGATTCAGGAGTTCTACTCTTCCCTCAATGACAAGGACATCGCGCGGCTCACGCAGCTGATTCACCCTGATTGCACCGTCAAGCACACTTCATATTATAAACCACTGGACATCAAG AATACGATTACCTACTTCGCAAGGCTTATGGAAGCTATGAGAAAGAATGTCAAATTTGCCATTGATGAGGTCTGTCACGGAGTAGAACCCACTGTTGCTGCAGCAATGTGGCACCTtg AGTGGAACGGTAAGATCATACCATTTACCAAAGGCTGCAGTTTCTACACGTGTTCAGCAAAAGGAGAAGCGCTTCTTATTAG GAAAGTCCACATCTTCAACGAGTCACCTGTGAAACCAGTAAATCTGGCATTG GACATACTTCTATTTGTTACCTTTTTGTTCGACCTACTTCCAAAACAAGCTGAAG ATtttctacagaatccagaagcactAGTCCAGTCCTTTGTGAAGTTTTACAAATTCCTCCTGGAGCCTGTTATCGTGTATCTTGTTGCATATTCTATCCGCTTCTGGTCATTTGTTGTGAAGCTCTACAAATTATACGTGGAGCCTATTATCGTGCATCTTCTAGCATATAATTTCCGCTTCTGGTCATTTGTCGCACGAAGATTGGATATGGTGCTCGACGTGTTGTATAACATATTCAAGCAGTTCATGTAA